GATAACGAAAAGAAAGTATGGTATATacctttattttatatttttgaaatatcaaaattaacaatatttttggGTGGAACGGTTAGTGATCTtgttctttattatttgtgcAAATTATTTCATCACTTTTCgagtataaaaaatgtgcaTAATAATAGCTGGAATAATAAGCCAAATGGTTTGGACCAAGGGAAAATAGAAAATGGTGATAAAAttgggaaaaaaaatgatttaaaaaattatagagACAATGAAAACcctgaaaaaaaagaagacataaataaaaaaataacaggccaaaatgaaaatataaaagaaaataaatcactgacacaaaataatgataaaaaaatcgaaGAAAAAGAGGAATATAACTTTGAAacttttgttaaaaaaaataaaactcaattcattaaatatataaaaaatgtaaatatttttaaaatagaacatataataataaataatgttcTAAAAAGTGAtacattaaatataaaaatattaccatataatgaagaaattattaaaaaaataagagaaacaaatttatttcaatgggataaagaacaaaatatttggctagtcaaaaaaaaaaattttaaaactttTTATGTCAgtgtaataaaattttttgattataaaatttgttcttactatgatttttataaattttcaaaacaAAAGCTAGTTGATAGTGATTtaggaaaaataaatatgaacagTTCAAGTGAtcaaaaagaaataataaaaaagagaaattatgataattgTAAAGGTAATATATCACAAGaaatcataaataaaaaaaaaaagacaaatgataaaatgTGTAAACTTAAGgtatattatgaaaatacgGATTCTTCATATTCCGATGAGTTACAACCAAATGTTGACGCAAGTTATTATGAAGGTAGAGAGTTAGTGAATACAATCAAATTAGTTGGTGCagcaaataattattataaagaaatcatatataataaattaaataaaataaaaaaacttaaACCTCCAAATTATGCATATGACCCTAAAGGATGTATGACAAAAAGCGGAGCCGGAACTAAAGGaatagaaatatatgatatgcCAAGTGATATAAATGAATGGAATAAAATTAGTTTTTGCATAGTTCCCaatgattataaaaaaaacttagATTTATATGACCccaaaatattatgtagTTTAGTTAGTGATGTTTATATGCTTAAAGAAAATGCTGttgatattattttaaaaaaatataacaaatggCCAGAATATAGTGATGTATTTTGGAATAATATATGCGCagaaaatgaatttatagtcaataataaaagttttAACACAAGACAAAAATTAGCTCATGATCGATTATTTAATAagcaatatttttatatttttaatattaatagtattaaacaatcaaattattatgatccgctatttttgtgtaaaacattaattaaattaggAGAAGGAATTTTAGTATCAGACCCAATTGATGCAGATTATGTAATTATACATAACTCAGAAGATTCAAATgcaattaatttttatacttCTTTACAagaaacatataaaaaccaaaaaaaaaaaaaaaaaaaacttccTTTATTTGTTACTCCaagttttatatatgattgtattttgaattattcAGTGTCTTACCCCtcaaaaagtaaaaatcatttttgcttttagtttaaaaaaatatgtatatataaattaattaatttttacataaccgttttttttttgcattaaaatatacatgAATAACTGTTGCTATATTTTCCTGTTGGAAACTAAAACTTTTTaagtaaatattttttctaaattttcaaaaaaaaaaataatataattttatttcgattggctttttatttaaaatgaaaaatgtgATAGTTAGGGggttaattataaaaactCAAACAAAaggattaaaaaaaaaactaaaaaattaataaaattataatataacgGTGATTATAAAGCACACCATAATTACAAATAAgcaaatttaatatatatgcatattatagGGGCgcaaacaaatatatgtgtatgtTTATAGgtactttttattttataattatttttttttccagtaataaatttatcttGATTATACACACAtgcacaaaaaaaaatattttaaattatagtcatattttgaatataacTTAAAATTTCACTACagcattttatttcatgATCATAGTTCCAAGAATGTAACTTAATTAAAtaactattattttcaacaTCCTTTAAAcccaaaataattttatacgATCCATTTGAATAATGCATTTCTTCCacaaaagaaatattattaatttttgagCAAGtaacttttattttattttttaaattgttaataatatataatttatctttttctatatattcatatccTTTTTTCGTTTCACAAAGCTTATCACttcctttttttgttcCACAAAGCTTATCACttcctttttttgtttcacAAAGCGTATcactttctttttttgttttatcatCAAATGTTTTTTCCAGCTGCAAAAATTGGCTAGccttttcattttgtgacgatttattaaatatagcattatttttatcatttagCATTTCGTGATTTATGTCATTTTGAACAATCCTATTTTTTGAGGgcaatttttcatattctcGATTTCCACCTagacattttttattaacttCACTATGTTTAACataatcattttcattattcaaattaataaaaaaagtttggtcatttttatttttcttttctaaAGCTATGTAAACTTCCCTTGAAGCATACGAATCATTAGCTGCATAAATGATCTGTTTTTCgtttaaatttttacataACCAATTCGATAATCTATATTCTTTGTCTAagtgtttttttaaatatgtttttactaaattttgtaaagaaggtggatatatataattatcaatagaataattatataaatcaaatacattattaatttctatatttttacttaaAAGCATATCTTggtcattttttatatcatggcatactttaattattttattattttctaaaattgttttaacAGACAAAGGGATATCCCCATTTaaatcattaatattaaaaacaaaacataTATCATTTGAGCATAATTGAATTAAGCatagttttttattttctatcatttttcttggcttattaatataggtatttgtttgtatatatttggaTTCCCCTTTTAATCCACATCCATTTTTAGTAGTAGTTATATACGTATCGGCATAATAATCAGTATTATCTTTTGATATCTCAacacatttattatttgagtTTATGTtcttacttttttttatgcatgATTGATCTGAAATTAAATTGgttattcttttatttttttctttatttaatattatattggGTAATTCTTCtattgcttttttttttcgattttttgacaaatattcataattattacaattttcATCAAAGTTAATCATAAATTCAGTATCAAACCCTAGAATATTACTGTTaagatattttaaaatatccttattatatttttcaccattttctttattcacataaataatattaccAGGGAATTTTAGAGAAACTAATTGAGCTGCGTTCTCAATTTTCGAAAATTTCTGGCTAATATGAAATTCTACAGGCACACTCGAAAAcgtttttttcaaaatgtgcagcattttatatataaaaaaaattaattaatcactgtcatttgttttttcgAAACAATTGATAAAAGGAATTTTTGtagatattttattttcactaAAATCTCGATtccataaatatttatttaagtACAACTAGCTAAATACCTccccaaaaaaaaaaaaaaaaaatatatatatatattatgtgcctcctatatatgcatatacaaAATGAAGCAAATCATTCCTCTGGTCGGTAATTAGAACTTTTAAAGTAAAAGAAATGCACTTACATAACTTAAAATGagatattttcaatataaaagaaagaTAAATAGGAATACATAAAATAGTTcctaaaaaattatatgagatataatataaattatagtATAGGTGTGGGGTATAACCGCTTGCTGAAAAGAACGAACAAAAGAACagaattttattaaaatatctataatgataaaactgaaaaattgataaatgATTTTTACTAATTTTGCACacagtaaaaaaaatataagtttttttgttctttttggtaatttatacatttaCTTGACCTTTGTCtccatcattttttttttctttttttctttctatctatttcttttatgTTATTTCCCATTTTTCACTACTCTAGACtattatttaaagaattaaaataagAAGGAAACAAATATTGTAAACTATATTAATAGTATTTTATTGGTATATTATACCCAGGGATTTAAATGTTTAttgaattatttgttttaaaattatataactATAGGGTTGAGATAAATAACAATACTACAATGGGTGtggaagaaaaaataatgaaataccaaaacaatttaataaaaattatgtgtaaaataaattaaaaggatatattattgatacaatttatttttcaaaaccATATCTTTTGATAATAagtttttatatgtttgtATAAATCCATACACATGTACgcgatatatataatacaagaggaatataataaattttaagaatatataaatttatttatgatattATACATGTATCGTTTTGTATGCTAACACAATTAATTGCGTATTTTGTTCAGTTTGCTCAttttacttattttattatatctaatatttttttcatacatttttgccacataataatatttatgcaAACATACAAGCATTCTGTACATAtgtgtataatttttgcttcttgatatatttctttatgtTGAATATTtacttaaaatttttttacttatacaattattttcataaataatcttttatattttacatggatgctttttatattttttctttcacAAAATTTATGAACAATCAAAATATCACATATCGCtgtttaaaaatacaacTTTAAGATATCCATATTGTTGTTGGTATATTCATTCTTATTTaatcttatttttatttaagtGCATTTAGCATCAAAATAaggcaaaaaaaatgtgattatcaaaatattccATAAATgaacatttatatatagtatatcATATATGCTCCAATGTGtgtgttttttatatgcacataAATTGCTGTGTGCATTTATTCATTAAagtatttttacatttatataattatttttgtgtaTAACTCGTTAATTTGTGGGTTTACTTTAGTGTACATGGGTTTTTGaaatgtatacatatatatatatatatatatatatatc
This genomic window from Plasmodium berghei ANKA genome assembly, chromosome: 2 contains:
- a CDS encoding 3'-5' exonuclease, putative — translated: MLHILKKTFSSVPVEFHISQKFSKIENAAQLVSLKFPGNIIYVNKENGEKYNKDILKYLNSNILGFDTEFMINFDENCNNYEYLSKNRKKKAIEELPNIILNKEKNKRITNLISDQSCIKKSKNINSNNKCVEISKDNTDYYADTYITTTKNGCGLKGESKYIQTNTYINKPRKMIENKKLCLIQLCSNDICFVFNINDLNGDIPLSVKTILENNKIIKVCHDIKNDQDMLLSKNIEINNVFDLYNYSIDNYIYPPSLQNLVKTYLKKHLDKEYRLSNWLCKNLNEKQIIYAANDSYASREVYIALEKKNKNDQTFFINLNNENDYVKHSEVNKKCLGGNREYEKLPSKNRIVQNDINHEMLNDKNNAIFNKSSQNEKASQFLQLEKTFDDKTKKESDTLCETKKGSDKLCGTKKGSDKLCETKKGYEYIEKDKLYIINNLKNKIKVTCSKINNISFVEEMHYSNGSYKIILGLKDVENNSYLIKLHSWNYDHEIKCCSEILSYIQNMTII